One Bradyrhizobium zhanjiangense DNA segment encodes these proteins:
- a CDS encoding CaiB/BaiF CoA transferase family protein, producing the protein MTAQDLPLKGIRVIDYSHFLAGPFMGRCLAAMGAEVIKVERPKEGDAGRAHGYFKDGQSGYFLQQNMGKQGLCIDLRDTRGLDMMMKLVDTADVFIENYRPGALERLGLGYKALSARNPGLIYCSVSAYGHTGPYADRPGFGLIAEAMSGALAQLGSPGEAPPLLRMPLADMYTGIHGVAAINAALVGRASSGRGQHIDLALYDCMVSMHDYAVQRYFLSGGTDLPKQTGSGQPDSTVYGVFPAKDGNLVIAAQVDDAWRRLAALIGGSRLSSDERFTTPAARNAHYAEAMEIVRNWTLSQPSRDACLAALEQAGVPSAPVQTIEEVVRDPQIHARGMLVEQEHPVLGRVTLPNLPFRFSSCDITVRTPAPLLGQDNRRIAESLGLSAQTIDAMVRDGVLYNETAVQE; encoded by the coding sequence ATGACGGCACAAGATCTGCCGCTCAAAGGCATTCGCGTCATCGACTACAGCCATTTCCTTGCCGGCCCGTTCATGGGCCGTTGCCTCGCCGCGATGGGCGCTGAGGTCATCAAGGTGGAGCGTCCGAAGGAGGGCGATGCGGGCCGAGCCCATGGGTATTTCAAGGACGGACAATCCGGCTACTTCCTGCAGCAGAACATGGGGAAGCAGGGATTGTGTATCGATCTGCGCGACACGCGTGGTCTCGACATGATGATGAAGCTGGTCGACACAGCCGACGTCTTCATCGAGAACTACCGCCCCGGCGCACTCGAGCGCCTCGGGCTCGGTTACAAGGCGCTGTCGGCGCGGAATCCCGGACTGATCTACTGCTCGGTCTCCGCCTATGGCCACACCGGTCCCTATGCCGACCGTCCGGGCTTCGGCCTGATCGCAGAGGCGATGTCGGGCGCTCTGGCGCAACTGGGCTCCCCCGGTGAAGCGCCGCCGCTGCTGCGGATGCCACTGGCCGACATGTATACCGGCATTCACGGTGTGGCTGCCATCAATGCAGCGCTGGTCGGCCGCGCGTCGTCCGGCCGCGGCCAGCATATCGATCTGGCGCTGTACGACTGCATGGTCTCGATGCACGACTATGCGGTTCAGCGTTACTTCCTCTCAGGCGGTACCGACCTGCCGAAGCAGACCGGTAGCGGACAGCCGGACTCGACCGTTTACGGGGTCTTTCCGGCCAAGGACGGCAATCTTGTCATCGCTGCGCAAGTCGATGATGCGTGGCGACGATTGGCGGCGCTGATCGGAGGAAGCAGGTTGTCATCCGACGAACGCTTCACCACGCCTGCCGCGCGGAACGCCCACTATGCCGAGGCGATGGAAATTGTGCGCAACTGGACGCTGTCGCAGCCGTCTCGGGATGCCTGTCTTGCCGCACTCGAGCAAGCAGGTGTGCCGTCCGCTCCTGTGCAGACCATCGAAGAGGTCGTGAGGGATCCGCAGATTCACGCGCGTGGCATGCTGGTCGAGCAGGAGCATCCTGTTCTCGGCAGGGTGACGTTGCCGAACCTGCCCTTCCGCTTCTCCAGCTGCGACATCACGGTGCGTACTCCGGCACCACTGCTCGGCCAGGACAATCGCCGCATTGCAGAGTCGCTGGGACTGTCGGCCCAAACCATCGACGCGATGGTGCGAGACGGTGTTCTCTACAACGAAACTGCAGTGCAGGAGTAA
- the aroE gene encoding shikimate dehydrogenase — MSDRYAVIGNPIGFSKSPLIHGTFAKMTGQDLVYEAIEGPIDGFSERVDQFRIEGAKGLNITAPFKLDAFAYANELSESAKRAGAANCLKFDGDRIIAENFDGIGLVRDITVNLGVKMAGRRVLMLGAGGAARGALLPFLRQEPSELVLVNRTLSKAVALAEEFAGCGPLIVSGYAELADLAEGYDVVVNATSASLRGEMPPLPGNVFRGAALAYELAYGKGLTPFLQAARAEGVAKLADGVGMLVEQAAEAFSWWRGVRPSTAQVIAELTVPLR; from the coding sequence ATGAGCGATCGTTATGCGGTGATTGGCAATCCGATCGGCTTCAGCAAATCACCCCTCATCCATGGCACTTTCGCCAAAATGACGGGACAGGACCTTGTCTATGAGGCGATCGAGGGACCAATCGATGGCTTCAGCGAGCGGGTTGATCAATTCCGGATAGAGGGCGCCAAGGGGCTGAACATCACCGCCCCGTTCAAGCTCGATGCTTTCGCCTACGCAAATGAGCTTTCAGAGAGCGCCAAACGAGCAGGCGCCGCAAACTGCCTGAAATTCGACGGCGATCGGATCATTGCCGAGAATTTCGACGGGATCGGCCTGGTGCGTGACATCACCGTCAATCTCGGCGTCAAAATGGCCGGCCGGCGCGTCCTGATGCTCGGCGCTGGAGGAGCAGCGCGTGGCGCGCTGTTGCCGTTCCTGCGCCAGGAGCCGTCCGAGCTGGTTCTGGTCAACCGAACGCTGTCGAAAGCGGTGGCATTGGCCGAAGAGTTTGCCGGCTGTGGTCCGCTGATCGTCAGCGGCTATGCTGAACTGGCCGATCTTGCCGAGGGCTATGATGTCGTCGTCAACGCGACGTCGGCCAGCCTGCGGGGTGAAATGCCGCCGCTTCCAGGCAATGTCTTCCGCGGTGCGGCGCTGGCGTACGAACTCGCCTACGGCAAAGGGCTGACGCCCTTTTTGCAAGCGGCTCGCGCCGAAGGCGTAGCCAAGCTGGCCGACGGCGTCGGCATGCTGGTCGAGCAGGCGGCCGAAGCTTTTTCCTGGTGGCGCGGCGTTCGACCGAGCACGGCTCAGGTCATCGCCGAACTGACCGTCCCATTGCGCTGA
- a CDS encoding shikimate dehydrogenase yields the protein MHPKSSFLVGLIGSGIAASRTPPMHEAAADAAGIRYIYKKIDLTELKLGVGALPELLTAARRMGFDGLNVTHPCKQAILPLLDELSPDAEALGAVNTVVIRNGRMTGHNTDWFGFAENFRRNMQGASLGRVVQFGAGGAGSAVAFALMKLGVRELTIIDVDVAKTQSLVDSLSPRFVEGHLRAGHDVAAAVAAADGIVNATPIGMDKYPGTPLPTALLRPDLWVAEIVYFPLETALLRAARALGCRAVDGGGMAIFQGTEAFRLFTGISPDPDVFFATFASRGG from the coding sequence ATGCATCCGAAGTCCAGCTTTCTCGTCGGCCTGATCGGCAGTGGCATCGCTGCGTCCCGCACCCCGCCTATGCACGAAGCGGCCGCAGACGCCGCTGGCATCCGCTATATCTACAAGAAGATCGATCTGACAGAGTTGAAGCTCGGTGTGGGGGCGTTGCCGGAATTGCTCACGGCAGCAAGGCGGATGGGCTTTGACGGGTTGAACGTGACCCATCCCTGCAAGCAGGCGATCCTTCCACTCCTGGATGAGCTTTCGCCTGACGCAGAGGCGCTTGGCGCCGTGAACACCGTGGTCATCAGGAATGGCCGAATGACCGGCCACAACACGGACTGGTTCGGCTTCGCCGAGAACTTTCGGCGCAACATGCAAGGTGCATCGCTCGGTCGCGTCGTCCAATTCGGCGCGGGCGGCGCAGGCTCGGCGGTCGCTTTCGCGCTCATGAAGCTGGGCGTGCGGGAACTAACCATCATCGACGTCGACGTGGCCAAGACGCAGAGTTTGGTGGATAGCTTGTCCCCCCGATTTGTAGAGGGGCACTTGAGGGCCGGCCATGATGTCGCGGCGGCGGTCGCTGCCGCAGACGGAATTGTCAACGCGACGCCGATCGGCATGGACAAGTATCCGGGCACGCCGCTGCCGACGGCCCTGCTGCGTCCCGATCTGTGGGTCGCCGAGATCGTCTACTTCCCGCTCGAAACCGCACTGCTGCGCGCGGCGCGTGCCCTCGGCTGCCGCGCCGTCGATGGTGGTGGCATGGCGATCTTCCAGGGCACCGAGGCATTCCGCCTGTTCACGGGCATCTCACCTGATCCAGACGTCTTCTTCGCCACTTTTGCATCCCGGGGAGGGTGA
- a CDS encoding amino acid ABC transporter permease codes for MGYTLDFSVVWHAMPALLWGCVGTLGLALAGMTLAMMIGVAGVAARDSKAAWLRALVIGFVETVRNTPFLVQIFFLFFALPLVGLKLNPTATAVIALGVNGGAYAIEIIRGGVQSIHKGQVEAGYALGLHKGQVFRFVVLKPALRAIYPSLTGQFIMLTLTSSICSAVSAYELTSVAQRIESDTFRSFEVYFFVTFLYLAISWLLMLGFAVISHRFFSYPTR; via the coding sequence ATGGGCTACACGCTCGATTTCTCGGTGGTTTGGCATGCGATGCCCGCGCTGCTGTGGGGATGCGTGGGTACGTTGGGCCTGGCGCTTGCCGGCATGACGCTCGCAATGATGATCGGTGTCGCCGGCGTCGCGGCACGCGATTCGAAGGCGGCGTGGTTGCGTGCTCTCGTGATCGGCTTCGTCGAGACCGTGCGCAATACGCCTTTCCTGGTGCAGATCTTCTTTCTGTTCTTCGCTCTGCCGCTCGTCGGATTGAAGCTCAATCCGACAGCCACGGCCGTCATCGCACTCGGTGTCAATGGCGGCGCCTACGCCATCGAGATCATCCGCGGCGGGGTGCAGTCCATTCATAAGGGACAGGTGGAAGCCGGCTACGCACTCGGACTGCACAAAGGGCAGGTATTCCGGTTCGTTGTGCTCAAGCCAGCGCTTCGCGCGATCTATCCCTCGCTCACGGGTCAGTTCATCATGCTGACGCTGACCTCGTCGATCTGCTCGGCCGTATCGGCTTACGAATTGACGTCGGTTGCGCAGCGCATCGAAAGCGACACATTTCGCAGCTTCGAGGTCTACTTCTTCGTCACTTTCCTCTACCTCGCGATCTCCTGGCTGTTGATGCTGGGCTTCGCGGTCATCTCTCACCGCTTCTTCTCATATCCGACACGCTGA
- a CDS encoding amino acid ABC transporter permease — protein MAPHFGLPEFGFLMRGLQWTMLLTLVAFAGGCTAGLAVALLRTCGHKGVEWVIRIYIGIFQGTPLLLQLFVVYYGLALTGLKLDAFVAVAIGFTVNASAFLGEIWRGAIQAVPRGQTEAAMALGLHYSSRMRDIVLPQAIRISLPATIGYLVQLIKGTSLAAIVGFIELARAGQIVSNQTFQPLLVFGVVGAMYFILCWPLSWWGSRMEARLALASQR, from the coding sequence ATGGCACCGCATTTTGGCCTCCCTGAGTTCGGTTTCCTGATGCGTGGGCTGCAATGGACGATGCTGCTGACGCTGGTTGCGTTTGCGGGCGGCTGCACGGCGGGGCTGGCTGTCGCATTGCTGCGCACTTGTGGTCATAAGGGCGTGGAATGGGTCATCCGCATTTACATCGGGATATTCCAGGGTACTCCGCTGCTGCTGCAGCTTTTCGTCGTGTATTACGGATTGGCGCTAACCGGGCTGAAGCTCGACGCCTTCGTCGCGGTGGCGATCGGCTTCACCGTGAATGCCTCCGCCTTCCTTGGTGAGATTTGGCGCGGTGCGATACAGGCCGTGCCGCGCGGCCAGACCGAGGCGGCAATGGCGCTTGGACTGCATTATTCGTCGCGCATGCGCGACATCGTGCTGCCGCAGGCGATCCGTATCTCGCTGCCGGCGACCATCGGCTATCTCGTGCAGCTCATCAAAGGCACTTCGCTCGCCGCCATCGTCGGCTTCATCGAACTCGCCCGCGCCGGTCAAATCGTATCGAACCAGACCTTCCAGCCGTTGCTCGTCTTCGGCGTGGTCGGCGCGATGTATTTCATCCTCTGCTGGCCACTCTCATGGTGGGGCAGCCGGATGGAGGCCAGGCTCGCCCTGGCTAGTCAAAGGTAG
- a CDS encoding transporter substrate-binding domain-containing protein gives MLFSINRRQLGAALLILGTVAVAGKAHAGTLEDVKKKGVVVIGIQGDNPPWGYVDSSGKQDGIDADMGRAFAEYLGVKAEFVPLAVANRIPALTTGRVDILFATMAMLPERAKAVQYSKPYVANEITLVAAQATPINSNADMGKYVIGVPRSSTQDTQVTNNAPSGTEIRRFDDDAATIQALLSGQVQAVGANLFYPQRLNAAKPELGFEPKLHFTALYNGACTRLGEKEWNETANKFIDQIKSNGKLASFYAKWMKVPVPVFPDSVPGIPFTVQ, from the coding sequence ATGTTATTTTCGATCAATCGTCGCCAGCTCGGCGCCGCGCTGCTGATACTGGGGACCGTCGCCGTCGCAGGTAAAGCGCATGCGGGCACTCTGGAAGACGTCAAGAAGAAGGGCGTCGTCGTCATCGGCATCCAGGGCGACAATCCTCCTTGGGGCTATGTCGATAGCTCAGGAAAGCAGGATGGCATCGATGCTGATATGGGGCGCGCCTTTGCTGAATATCTTGGCGTGAAGGCCGAGTTCGTCCCGCTGGCGGTGGCCAATCGCATTCCGGCGCTGACCACAGGCCGCGTAGACATTCTGTTCGCAACCATGGCCATGCTGCCCGAGCGCGCGAAGGCGGTGCAATATTCCAAACCGTATGTCGCCAACGAGATCACGCTGGTCGCTGCCCAGGCGACCCCGATCAACAGCAATGCCGATATGGGCAAGTACGTCATCGGCGTGCCGAGGTCGTCCACGCAGGACACCCAGGTTACCAACAACGCCCCGTCCGGGACCGAGATCCGCAGATTCGACGATGACGCGGCCACGATCCAGGCGCTGCTCTCGGGCCAAGTCCAAGCAGTCGGCGCGAACTTGTTTTATCCGCAGCGCCTCAACGCCGCAAAGCCCGAACTCGGGTTCGAGCCCAAGCTTCACTTCACCGCTCTGTACAACGGTGCCTGCACCCGCCTGGGCGAGAAGGAGTGGAACGAGACGGCCAACAAGTTCATCGATCAGATCAAGTCGAACGGCAAGTTGGCCAGCTTCTACGCCAAATGGATGAAGGTCCCGGTCCCGGTCTTCCCCGACTCGGTCCCCGGCATTCCCTTCACAGTCCAGTAG
- a CDS encoding amino acid ABC transporter ATP-binding protein, producing MQDQILIEMKGVQKWYGGYQALRNVDLTVRKGEKIVLCGPSGSGKSTLIRCINRLEAIQQGSIVVNGHRLDDSIKAIDVVRQDVGMVFQSFNLFPHMTVLQNCMLAPIRARRISKSEAEATARKYLERVRIGDQAEKYPAQLSGGQQQRVAIARALCMQPKVMLFDEPTSALDPEMVKEVLDTMIGLANDGMTMICVTHEMGFARQVADRVIFMAEGQIIEAGEPGAFFRNPQHARTRQFLGEILAHH from the coding sequence ATGCAGGACCAGATCCTGATCGAAATGAAGGGCGTGCAGAAGTGGTACGGCGGGTACCAAGCTCTCCGCAACGTCGATCTCACCGTGCGCAAGGGCGAGAAGATCGTGCTCTGCGGTCCGTCCGGCTCAGGCAAGTCGACGCTGATCCGCTGCATCAACCGCCTCGAGGCGATCCAGCAGGGCAGTATCGTAGTGAACGGTCATCGGCTGGACGACAGCATCAAGGCAATCGATGTCGTACGTCAGGACGTCGGCATGGTTTTTCAGAGCTTCAACCTCTTTCCGCATATGACGGTGTTGCAGAACTGCATGCTCGCCCCCATTCGCGCGCGCCGCATCAGCAAGAGCGAGGCGGAGGCGACCGCGCGAAAATACCTCGAGCGCGTGCGCATCGGTGACCAGGCCGAGAAGTATCCGGCGCAGCTCTCGGGCGGTCAGCAACAGCGCGTCGCGATTGCGCGTGCGCTCTGCATGCAGCCCAAGGTGATGCTGTTTGACGAGCCGACCTCGGCTCTCGATCCCGAAATGGTCAAGGAGGTGCTCGATACGATGATAGGCCTCGCCAACGACGGCATGACCATGATTTGCGTCACCCACGAGATGGGCTTTGCCCGCCAGGTTGCCGACCGGGTCATCTTCATGGCTGAAGGCCAGATCATCGAAGCAGGCGAGCCCGGCGCTTTCTTCCGCAATCCACAGCATGCCCGCACCAGGCAGTTCCTTGGTGAGATCCTCGCCCATCACTGA
- the aroQ gene encoding type II 3-dehydroquinate dehydratase has product MSHLVYVLNGPNLNLLGKRQPHIYGHETLSDVERDCRALAKELGLEIRFHQSNREYELIEWIHEARETAAGIVMNPAAFTHTSVAILDALNTFEGTVIEVHISNVHKREEFRHHSFVSKRADGVIAGFGTQGYLLGLRRVAKLLDEKKG; this is encoded by the coding sequence ATGAGTCATCTTGTCTACGTCCTCAACGGGCCAAATCTCAATTTGCTCGGCAAGCGCCAGCCCCACATCTATGGCCACGAGACGCTTTCGGATGTGGAACGGGATTGTCGAGCGCTAGCCAAGGAGCTCGGCCTGGAGATTCGCTTTCATCAATCCAACAGGGAATACGAGCTGATCGAGTGGATCCACGAGGCGCGCGAGACGGCTGCCGGTATCGTGATGAATCCTGCGGCTTTCACCCATACGTCGGTCGCCATCCTGGATGCTTTGAACACGTTCGAGGGGACAGTGATCGAGGTGCACATTTCCAACGTGCACAAACGCGAGGAATTCCGCCACCACTCGTTTGTCTCCAAACGAGCTGATGGAGTCATCGCAGGCTTCGGGACCCAGGGTTATCTGCTCGGCTTGCGTCGTGTGGCCAAGCTGCTTGATGAGAAGAAGGGATAG
- a CDS encoding AI-2E family transporter yields the protein MIRLALLGLLILWTFLIIRPFVPILTWSAVLAVAFYPVFAWLAQRLGDRPRIASAVLTLVTLGIVIGPAAWLGLSAVEGLRDLAGQIGSGDLVLQAAPEQIRDWPLIGPQLYAFWDEAYTNIRAALREVAPYLKPLAGTMLLFAGDTGIGMLQFLLSVVVAGFLLPYGAQLVAALRGFLLRIVPDQSEHFLELAGATIRAVSQGVIGVAIVQALLAGIGFKLAGLPSAGLLAIIVLLLSIVQIGAAIVLLPVVVWIWMDKDVTVALLLTVYLVAVGLLDNVLKPLLMGRGLTTPTLVILIGVIGGTLAHGIIGLFIGPIILSVAWELAAAWIGIDRATPIRVDQAAVAATETVDAPLT from the coding sequence GTGATCCGGCTGGCGCTGCTCGGCCTGCTGATCCTGTGGACATTTCTGATCATCCGACCGTTCGTGCCGATCCTGACTTGGAGCGCGGTGCTGGCGGTGGCGTTCTACCCGGTTTTTGCCTGGCTCGCCCAACGGCTCGGCGATCGTCCCCGGATCGCCTCGGCCGTTCTCACCCTCGTCACGCTAGGCATCGTCATCGGTCCCGCCGCCTGGCTGGGCCTGAGTGCGGTTGAAGGGCTCCGGGACCTTGCTGGCCAGATCGGCAGCGGGGATCTCGTGCTTCAGGCGGCGCCAGAGCAGATCAGGGATTGGCCCTTGATCGGTCCGCAGCTCTACGCGTTCTGGGATGAGGCCTACACGAATATCCGTGCTGCGTTGCGCGAGGTGGCGCCGTATTTGAAACCGCTCGCCGGGACGATGTTGTTGTTTGCGGGCGACACCGGCATCGGAATGCTCCAATTCCTGCTGTCGGTGGTCGTTGCCGGTTTCCTGCTTCCGTACGGGGCGCAGCTTGTTGCCGCGCTCCGGGGCTTCCTGTTGCGCATCGTGCCCGACCAGAGCGAGCACTTCCTGGAGCTCGCCGGGGCCACCATACGCGCGGTCTCACAGGGTGTCATCGGTGTCGCCATCGTGCAGGCCCTGCTGGCGGGCATCGGTTTCAAGCTCGCTGGCCTCCCAAGCGCAGGGCTGCTCGCAATCATCGTGCTCTTGCTATCGATCGTTCAGATCGGCGCGGCTATCGTGCTTCTTCCCGTGGTTGTTTGGATATGGATGGACAAGGACGTGACCGTAGCCCTGCTCTTGACGGTCTATCTCGTCGCCGTCGGTCTTCTTGATAACGTCCTGAAGCCGCTTCTCATGGGGCGAGGCCTGACGACGCCGACGCTCGTGATCCTGATCGGGGTCATCGGTGGTACGCTCGCGCATGGGATCATCGGCCTGTTCATCGGGCCGATCATCCTGTCGGTTGCTTGGGAGTTGGCGGCTGCATGGATCGGGATCGACCGGGCTACGCCGATTCGGGTGGACCAGGCTGCCGTTGCCGCAACGGAAACCGTCGACGCGCCGTTGACCTAG
- a CDS encoding potassium channel family protein, whose protein sequence is MMLQFLVGILVSVINIGLHALVTVVAVAIARSAGLRHTHRPRLHLMGVMIAAAVVLKIAHMFEILMWAATYNVVQAAAADTDLLYFAFVNYTTLGYGDITPVREWRLIGPLTAMNGVLLFGWSAAILFEVLRKTLEHLGLTEATGTSLPRTQRSRVDPS, encoded by the coding sequence ATGATGCTACAATTCCTTGTCGGCATCCTGGTCAGTGTGATCAATATCGGGCTCCACGCGCTGGTGACGGTGGTCGCGGTCGCCATCGCCCGCAGTGCGGGCCTGCGTCATACCCATCGGCCGAGGTTGCATCTCATGGGCGTCATGATCGCGGCCGCCGTCGTGTTGAAGATCGCCCACATGTTCGAAATCCTGATGTGGGCCGCGACCTACAATGTCGTTCAGGCCGCTGCCGCCGACACGGACTTGCTCTACTTTGCTTTCGTCAACTACACCACGCTGGGCTACGGCGACATCACGCCGGTGCGCGAATGGCGGCTGATCGGCCCGTTGACCGCCATGAATGGTGTTCTTCTGTTCGGCTGGTCCGCCGCCATTTTGTTCGAAGTCCTGCGCAAGACACTCGAACATCTCGGGCTGACGGAAGCGACCGGCACAAGTTTACCACGGACCCAACGCAGTCGCGTGGACCCATCTTGA
- a CDS encoding helix-turn-helix domain-containing protein: MFVRITTDSTLRPNTLRDLGMTNHSNALVNLSEFSYRKGSEIYGEKEPAEYVYQVKSGAVRSYKLLSDGRRQIGAFHLVGDIFGLENGSEHRFTTEAIIDTTVRLIRRQSLETVAESDVMVTRNLLSMTTDNLQHAEDHMLLLGRKTSLERVAAFLLEMDKRLTAAGVMALPMSRRDIADYLGLTLETVSRALSRLHELGVLGFVGNTQRQIVLLDRHQLASLDLQP; encoded by the coding sequence ATGTTCGTTCGCATCACAACGGATTCCACCCTGCGTCCCAATACCCTCCGCGACCTCGGCATGACAAATCATTCAAATGCGCTGGTCAATTTAAGCGAGTTCTCCTACCGAAAGGGATCTGAGATCTATGGCGAGAAAGAGCCGGCCGAGTATGTTTACCAGGTCAAGTCCGGAGCGGTACGAAGTTATAAGCTGCTGTCGGATGGCCGCAGGCAGATCGGCGCATTTCACCTCGTTGGCGACATCTTCGGGCTCGAGAATGGCAGCGAGCACCGGTTCACGACGGAAGCGATCATCGACACCACGGTACGCCTGATCAGACGGCAAAGCCTTGAAACCGTGGCCGAGAGCGATGTCATGGTAACCAGAAACCTGCTCAGCATGACGACAGATAACCTCCAGCATGCGGAAGACCACATGCTGCTTCTCGGCCGCAAGACCTCCCTGGAGCGGGTCGCAGCGTTCCTGCTTGAAATGGACAAGCGCCTGACGGCCGCCGGCGTCATGGCACTTCCGATGTCGCGGCGCGATATCGCCGACTATCTCGGCCTGACGCTGGAGACTGTCTCGCGCGCTCTGTCGCGACTCCATGAGCTTGGCGTTCTCGGCTTCGTCGGCAACACTCAGCGTCAGATCGTGCTGCTCGACCGGCACCAGCTCGCCAGTCTCGATCTGCAGCCCTGA
- a CDS encoding response regulator transcription factor, which produces MPGLVHVVDDDESFRTAIERRLKLAGYEVATYASALELLDSAPDDEQVGCILLDVRIPGLSGPDLQARLIASGSVLPIIFLTGHADTPTTVRAIKAGAEDFLTKPISSEQLLDAIERALASQQTARTQRSRLDAFRGHLATLTQRERQVFDLIVRGRINKQIAHELGTAERTVKAHRHQVMEKMQVHSLAELVSIAERLGILDSNEH; this is translated from the coding sequence GTGCCAGGCCTCGTTCACGTTGTTGACGACGACGAGTCCTTTCGGACCGCGATCGAGCGCCGGCTGAAGCTCGCGGGATATGAGGTCGCGACCTATGCCTCAGCACTGGAGCTCCTGGATTCGGCGCCGGATGACGAGCAGGTGGGGTGTATCCTGCTCGACGTACGGATCCCGGGACTGAGCGGTCCCGACCTGCAGGCCCGGTTGATCGCGTCCGGTTCCGTGCTGCCCATTATCTTCCTGACCGGCCATGCTGACACGCCAACCACCGTGCGCGCGATCAAGGCGGGTGCGGAAGACTTCCTGACCAAACCGATATCCTCCGAGCAGTTGCTCGACGCGATCGAGCGCGCGTTGGCCAGTCAGCAAACGGCGCGCACCCAGCGCAGCAGGCTTGATGCTTTTCGTGGTCATCTGGCCACGCTGACGCAGCGCGAGCGACAGGTGTTTGATCTCATTGTGCGCGGCCGAATCAACAAGCAGATCGCGCATGAACTCGGAACCGCCGAACGCACAGTGAAAGCACACCGTCACCAGGTGATGGAGAAGATGCAGGTTCATTCGCTGGCGGAACTCGTTTCGATCGCAGAGCGGCTCGGAATACTCGATTCGAACGAGCATTAG
- a CDS encoding response regulator transcription factor, with the protein MPLRESVFVVDDDPSMRASMDRLLRRHGFDTTLFDTAGALLDHGKFCTAICIILDINLGAKSGIDVRRRLAENGVIVPVIYVTGNDCPANRTAAIASGCFAYLTKPFSAASLIESVMRAAAA; encoded by the coding sequence TTGCCCCTACGCGAGTCCGTTTTCGTCGTCGATGACGATCCGTCCATGCGTGCCAGCATGGACAGACTTCTGCGCCGACACGGGTTCGACACTACGCTGTTCGACACCGCGGGTGCCTTGCTCGATCATGGCAAGTTCTGCACCGCGATTTGCATCATCCTCGACATCAATCTTGGCGCAAAGTCCGGCATCGACGTGCGTCGCAGACTGGCTGAGAACGGCGTCATCGTGCCGGTGATCTATGTAACCGGTAATGATTGCCCCGCGAACCGTACCGCGGCGATCGCGTCGGGCTGCTTCGCTTATCTGACAAAGCCATTTTCCGCAGCATCGCTAATCGAGTCGGTTATGCGCGCCGCTGCCGCATAG
- a CDS encoding invasion associated locus B family protein, whose translation MPRPLDCLCGLLMVAVVGTATSATVAAQEAAKADKPAEVATRGQREAKDISYGAWQKLCFKAGGAPMLCRTSITGKFPTGQTAVRVDLIEREDASTARLQLFVPIGMYLQQAPKLTVDQGTPFRVPYTWCVTNLCIAADVTSPKTLKEMASGKALTLELVDSNLLALTTSVPLAQFASVRNGAPTKTLEQYVEE comes from the coding sequence ATGCCCCGCCCTCTTGATTGTCTCTGCGGTCTCTTGATGGTTGCAGTCGTCGGGACCGCCACAAGCGCAACCGTCGCCGCGCAGGAGGCCGCGAAAGCCGACAAGCCCGCCGAGGTCGCAACGCGCGGCCAGCGCGAAGCAAAGGACATCAGCTATGGCGCCTGGCAGAAACTCTGCTTCAAGGCCGGCGGTGCGCCGATGCTGTGCCGGACTTCGATAACAGGCAAATTCCCGACCGGTCAGACGGCCGTGCGCGTCGACCTGATCGAGCGCGAGGATGCTTCCACAGCCCGGCTGCAGTTGTTCGTGCCCATCGGCATGTACCTGCAACAAGCCCCCAAGCTGACGGTCGACCAAGGCACTCCCTTCCGCGTGCCCTATACCTGGTGTGTCACCAACCTCTGCATCGCAGCCGACGTGACGTCGCCAAAGACCCTCAAGGAGATGGCATCAGGCAAGGCGCTGACGCTCGAGCTCGTCGATTCGAATCTCCTGGCCCTCACGACCTCGGTTCCGCTGGCTCAGTTCGCGTCCGTGCGCAACGGTGCGCCGACGAAGACGCTGGAGCAATATGTCGAGGAGTGA